From Leopardus geoffroyi isolate Oge1 chromosome B4, O.geoffroyi_Oge1_pat1.0, whole genome shotgun sequence, a single genomic window includes:
- the LOC123590749 gene encoding cationic amino acid transporter 3-like, whose translation MLCLALRRFGQKLVRRHMLEEYAADMGPDRRLTTLDLVALGVSCTVGVGIYILAGEVARDKAGPSIVICLLVAGLSSVLSGLCYAEFGVQVSYSGSSYLYSYVTLGELWAFITGWNLIIFFVAHTATVARAWTLAFDNLLGNQISQTLHESISPNVPQVLGEILGFIVVGLVLLLMELLILRSSWIFLVSKVVILVKLLTLSFVIIAGFIKGDLHNWKLTEEDYVKAGLNDTSSLGPLGSGGFVPFGFKGILRGAATCFYAFIGFTIIVTRVEEARNPQYSVPMGIVISLFICFLMYFGVSSALTLMVPYYQLQPGSTLPEAFLHVGWAHACYVVTFGFLCSLSISIFGFMFPIRNLIYMMTQDGLLFPVLARIQTGTDTPIVATVILSIIAAIMAFFFRLTDLVDLMSVGALLAYSLLATCVLIIRYQPQRRTGGNEAEVQEENGPAAEKLTLQALLFPGSSTPTPLSGQVVYVCSSLLVLLLTLLCLVLAQWPVLLSGDPVWISVVVVLLVLIIGITGVIWRQPQNSSRLHFKVPALPLLPLLTIFVNVCLMMQMTANTWALFGVWMLIGFAIYFSYGIQHSLVN comes from the coding sequence ATGCTGTGTCTGGCACTTCGCAGATTTGGTCAAAAGCTGGTACGCAGACATATGCTGGAGGAATATGCGGCCGATATGGGCCCTGACAGAAGACTGACCACCCTAGATTTAGTGGCCCTGGGTGTGAGCTGCACAGTGGGTGTAGGTATATATATCCTGGCTGGTGAGGTGGCTAGAGATAAAGCAGGACCATCCATCGTGATCTGCTTGTTGGTGGCCGGCCTATCTTCTGTGTTGTCTGGGCTGTGCTATGCAGAGTTTGGTGTCCAGGTTTCCTATTCTGGCTCTTCATATCTCTACAGCTACGTCACTCTAGGTGAACTCTGGGCTTTCATCACTGGCTGGAACCTCATCATCTTCTTTGTTGCTCATACAGCCACTGTGGCCCGGGCTTGGACCTTAGCTTTCGACAATCTGCTTGGGAACCAGATATCTCAGACCCTGCATGAGAGCATCTCACCTAATGTTCCCCAGGTCCTTGGAGAAATTCTAGGATTCATTGTTGTGGGCCTTGTGTTGCTGCTCATGGAATTGTTGATTCTGAGGAGTAGTTGGATTTTCCTGGTTTCCAAAGTGGTCATATTGGTGAAACTTTTGACCCTCAGTTTTGTCATCATTGCTGGCTTCATTAAGGGGGACTTGCACAACTGGAAGCTCACAGAAGAGGACTACGTAAAGGCTGGACTCAATGACACCTCAAGCTTAGGCCCTCTGGGCTCTGGAGGATTTGTGCCTTTTGGCTTCAAGGGGATTCTCCGTGGAGCAGCTACctgtttctatgcatttataGGTTTCACTATTATTGTTACCAGAGTCGAAGAAGCCCGAAATCCCCAGTATTCTGTCCCCATGGGCATTGTTATTTCACTGTTCATCTGCTTTTTGATGTATTTTGGTGTCTCTTCAGCACTTACACTTATGGTGCCTTACTACCAGCTCCAACCTGGGAGCACCTTGCCTGAGGCATTTCTCCATGTTGGCTGGGCCCATGCCTGCTATGTTGTAACTTTTGGATTCCTCTGTAGTCTTTCCATCAGCATCTTTGGCTTTATGTTCCCCATACGTAATCTTATATACATGATGACACAGGATGGGCTCCTGTTCCCTGTCCTTGCCAGGATCCAAACTGGCACAGACACCCCCATCGTGGCCACTGTGATCTTGAGCATTATTGCAGCCATCATGGCCTTCTTCTTTAGACTCACTGATCTTGTGGACCTCATGTCAGTTGGGGCCCTGCTAGCTTACTCTTTGCTGGCTACTTGTGTTCTCATCATCAGGTATCAGCCTCAGAGGAGGACTGGAGGAAATGAAGCAGAGGTACAGGAGGAGAATGGACCTGCAGCAGAGAAGCTGACTCTACAGGCACTACTTTTTCCAGGCagctccacccccactccactcTCTGGCCAGGTTGTCTATGTTTGCTCCTCACTGCTTGTTCTGCTGCTCACTCTTCTTTGCCTGGTGCTGGCCCAGTGGCCAGTTCTGCTTTCTGGAGACCCAGTGTGGATTTCAGTGGTTGTGGTGCTCCTGGTGCTCATCATTGGGATCACTGGGGTTATCTGGAGACAGCCACAGAACTCCAGTCGCCTTCACTTTAaggtccctgctctgcctctcctcccactaCTGACCATCTTTGTGAATGTTTGCCTTATGATGCAGATGACAGCTAACACCTGGGCCCTGTTTGGTGTCTGGATGCTGATTGGGTTTGCTATCTACTTCAGCTATGGGATCCAGCACAGCCTGGTCAATTAA